From Hallerella porci:
TGTCACTGGCTTCACTATTCGGTTTCACAAAGGCAGTCGTTTCAACAACTTTAACAAGCCCCGTATTTTGGTACATAACTCCATCGACAATCAACTTGCCGTAATTTTTAGGAGTCATCTTGTAATTTTCATTTGTCTGTACCGGGCGAATCAAGGCGCCATATTTCCAATCATAGAAGCTCAAGTCAGCCCCATAGGATTCAGCAAAATCCAAAATTTTGCCCACCTGTGCTGAATTTTGCGCTGTTTGAGAAACCCAATAAGTGCCACCATCCTTACTCAAAGTGTCCTTTCCTTCCACATAGCCGCCCGCAGGCATAAAAATGGTTTTGGCGTTACATGTCACCGCATAGCCGCCGACGCTTTCGCCTTTGGAATTTTTCTGGCTGCTGAATTTCCAAGTACACTTTTTAAGAAGTTCTTCGACTTCTTCGGGCGTTGGCATGCGCCAGTTTTTGCCCCAGTTTTTTGCAGCGGCATCGTAAGAAGCATTCCCTGCAATGTCAGAGGTTCCGACTTTATAATAGTCCGTAATTTGGGCATCGGAATCTTTGAATTTTTGAGATTCTTCGTCGTAGGATTCTTTAGGTTCGACTTCGCCAAATGCGTAATAGAAGCCCACATCGGCTTGCTGCTCGAGCTTTCGGCAACGCTTGAACTTGAAACCTCGGTCGAACTTGACGACTTTGTGTCTTTGTTGGAACTTGAGGATTTCGTTGAACTGGAAGATTTGGAATTCGAGGATTTTCCGCTCGAACTAGAAACCTTGGTCGAACTCGAAGATTTGGAATCCGAGGATTTTGAATTTGAAGATTTAGCGTTAGAGCTAGAACTTACCTTCGTCGAACTCGATGACTTCGAAGACTTTGTGGAGCTCGAAGATTTTGATTTTGACTCCGAAGACGTGACGCTGCTCGAGCTCGAATCTTCTTCTATTGCGGGTTCATCGGGACCTGCCCCCGAACTGGAATCGTCGCAGGCAGTGAATGTAAAAGCTACGCCGAAAGCGACGAGACTTGTCAAAGTGGATTTAAGGATAAATGATTTCATACCAATTCTCCAAAAGTGGATTTAATTTTAATCATAGTAAACAAGTATGATTTTTGGAAGACTTATCTGTTTTTTTCTTACTATACTTATTTTATCCATTATTTTGCTGCGAAGCCGCCTTACTCTAAACGATCACGCTCCCTGGTGACTGCAGTTCAAAATTTCCCTCCCCATTTCTAATACAAAAAAAGCCCCGCAGCACGCGGAGCTTTTTCCAAAACAAAGGGTTAAAGATATTAGAAGCGGAAGTGTGCGAATGCGCGGTTCGCTTCAGCCATCTTATGCACATCCTGTTTCTTACGGATGGCATTGCCTTCGTTATTCTTAGCAGCAACGAGTTCTGCTGCAAGACGTTCGGCCATATTTGCTTCAGTACGGCTACGTGCTGCAGCCAAAAGCCAACGAAGAGCGAGAGCCTTTGCACGATCCGGAGCGACTTCCATCGGAACCTGGTAGTTTGCACCACCGATACGACGGGACTTCACTTCGAGCTTCGGCTTGATGTTTTCAAGGCATTCTTCGAACTTAGCAAGCGGAGTGCCTTCGCCTTCCACTTTCTTGTTCAAAATGTCAAGAGCAGTGTAAACGATTTGTTCTGCAATCGTCTTCTTACCTTGCTTGAGAACAACACCGATGAGTTCGGTGATCAAAACGGAATGATAACGCGGGTCAGCAATTGTGCGCTTGTGGATTGTCTTTCTTCTTCTAGACATGTGCCCTTCCTTTACTTCTTAGCCGGAGCTTTTCTCTTCACGCCGTATTTAGAACGTGCTTGGTTACGACCGTTCACAGCCTGGGTATCGAGAGTACCGCGGATAATGTGGTAACGAACACCCGGAACGTCCTTGACACGACCGCCACGGATAAGAACAATGGAGTGTTCCTGAAGGTTGTGACCTTCACCCGGGATGTAAGCGGTGACTTCCATCTTGTTGGAAAGACGGACACGCGCAATTTTACGGAGTGCGGAGTTCGGCTTCTTCGGCGTGGTGGTGTACACACGGGTGCAGACACCGCGCTTTTGCGGACTTTGTTTCAGAGCCGGCGAAGCGGTTCTGTTGAGGATCTTTTCACGGCCCTTGCGGACGAGCTGTTGTATAGTAGGCATTTTATTTTATTCCCTAATTTTGGAAACCCAAATATAGTTCTTTTTCGAATATTTTCAAGTTTTACCTATCAAATTATTCGAGATTTTCACCATTTTCTTCCGAGGCTTCGGAACCGGTGTCTGGCATCGAGAAAGAGACGCCTCCGGTTTGATAGTCCGATTCCACCTGAGCAGCACGGTTAGCGGCAGCCTCTGCTTCGGCATCGGAATCGATGACCACAACGTCACGCAGGTGACGGGCGCCTGTTCCGCAAGGAATCAGGTGTCCCATGATGACGTTTTCCTTCAGTCCCATCAACGGGTCCTCACTACCTTCAATAGCAGCACGAGTAAGGATCTTCGTTGTTTCCTGGAAGGACGCTGCAGAAATGAAGCTATCCGTAGCAAGCGAAGACTTGGTGATACCGAGAAGCATCGGAGTTCCCTTTGCTTCGGCACGACCTTCAGCTCTAAGCTTGTCGTTCTTCATGCGCAAACGTGCCTTGGAGATTTCTTCATCCGGAAGGAGCTCGGAATCACCAGGATCGGAAATTTTAATCTTACGCATCATCTGACGGACAATGCATTCGATATGCTTATCGGCGATGGCCACACCTTGCAAGCGGTAAACGGCCTGGATTTCGTTGACCAGGTGACGTTGCACAGCTTCGGGGCCTTGAACGCGGAGAATATCGTGCGGATCCACGGAACCGTCGCAGATTTTTTGACCTCTGCGAACACGGTCGCCTTCGAGAACCGCCAAGTGGCGTCCACGCGGAACGAGCACAGTTTGTTCTTCGTCGCCGTTTTTGATGATCACCTTTTGGTTGCCGCGTTCTTCGTTGCCGTATTCGACGATACCGTCGATCGGAGCGATCACTGCGACATTCTTCGGGACGCGAGCTTCGAAAAGTTCTGCAACACGAGGAAGACCACCAGTAATATCCTTTGTTTTACCCACTGCACGCGGAAGCTTTGCCAAGATTTCACCTTGCACAGCCTTATCGCCATCGTGAACAGAGAGAATTGCGCCATCCGGTAAGTAGTAAACACCGAGACGAGCGCCATCGGCATCGACCACGTTAATCGCCGGACGATGCTTACCGTGACGATCACTGATAACGGTCCAAGTTTCAACACCTGTCACGTCATCCTTATCCACACGATAAGTTGTATTTTCAATCAAATCCACAAATTGGATTTTACCGCTAGCGTTGCTGAGAATCGGGCTTGTGTACGGATCCCATTCAAAGAGCTTGGTATCCTTTGTCACCGTTGCGCCGTCTTCAACATAAAGGGTTGCGCCATACGGAATCTGCCAACGACCCTTGTTAATGCCGGTTGCATCATAAATCACAAGTTCGCCCATACGGCTGACCACGATTTTGCTTCCGTCATGATCCAAAGTGTTAACGTTATCCAATTCAATTTTACCATCGACCGGAGCGCTCTTCGAATTTTCAACCGTAAGACGGCTAGAAGCACCACCGATGTGGAATGTACGAAGTGTTAACTGCGTACCCGGTTCACCAATGGACTGAGCTGCGATAACACCGACCGCTTCGCCGAGATCCACCGGACGACCAGAAGCAAGCATACGACCGTAGCACTTTGCGCAGACACCGTTACGAGCTTCGCAAGTGAGAACCGAGCGCATCTTCACATGTTCAAGACCGGTTGCAGAAATTTTCGGCAAGTCGCGTTCTGTAACGAGTTCACCAGCCTTGACAATAACTTCGCCTGTCACCGGGTGAACGATATCTTCGACCGGAGCGCGACCGAGCAAACGTTCTTCGAGAGTGATAATGGTATCGTCGCCATCCTTGTAAGCCGAAATATCAATGCCATCTTTCGTATGGCAATCTTCTTCGACAATCACCAAGTCCTGAGCCACGTCAACCAAACGACGAGTCAAGTAACCTGCGTCAGCAGTTTTCAAAGCGGTATCCGCCAAACCTTTACGAGCACCGTGAGCCGAAATGAAGTATTCCATTTCGTTCAAGCCTTCGCGGAAGCAAGACTTAATCGGGTTTTCGATAACTTCTTGACCGCCGAGTTGCTTTGTCGGTTTCTGCATCAAGCCGCGCATACCCGAGAGCTGCTTAATCTGTTCGCGGCTACCACGAGCGCCCGAATCCGCCATCATGTAAACCGGATTGAATCCATCGCGGTCATGAGAGAGGAGATCCCACTGCTTTGCAGCCACATCGCTAGTCGTCTTCGACCAAACGTCGATGATCTGGTTATAACGTTCACCGTCCGTAATCACACCGTCTTCGTAGAGTTCACGAATGCGGTTGACCTTTTCGGTTGCTTCTTCGAGGAGTTGTTGCTTTTCTGGCGGAATCACCATTTCAGCGATAGCCACAGAAGAGCCCGAAATTGCAGCCCACTTATAACCGAGAGCTTTCAAATCATCCAAATATTCCACGGTGACGCGATTGCCGGTACGACGATACAAATCGTCAATCGACTTTGCAATCACTTTCTTGCCGAAGGTTTCGTTTGCAAAACCCACTGCATTCGGGATGATTTCATTCAAAATAATTCGACCCATCGTCGTCTTGATGAGCGACGGTTCCTGCAAGGTGAGGAACTTAATCTTTTCGCCCTTCTTAGCGACAACTTCAGAAACACCGTTATCATCCGGTTGTTCCATCAAGCAACGAGTGTCTTTTTCCAAAGCACCCATGTAAATTTTTCTTCCGGCAGGAAGACGCAAATAGCATTCGGCGTTGAGGTCAATTTTTCCGTTGCCATAAGCGCGGAGAGCTTCTGCTGCATCGTAGAAATGCATACCTGCACCCAAACGGTTCGGACGCGGCTTCGAGATGTAGTAAAGTCCAAGCACGATATCCTGACCCGGAACAGCAATCGGAAGACCCGAAGCCGGGTGAAGAATGTTATTCGACGAAAGCATAAGCACGCGGCATTCCAACTGCGTTTCGAAAGAAAGCGGAAGGTGCACTGCCATTTGGTCACCATCGAAGTCTGCGTTGAATGCAGTACAAACGAGCGGGTGCAAACGAATCGCATTTCCTTCGATCAATTTCGGATAGAACGCCTGAATACCCAAGCGGTGCAGTGTCGGAGCACGGTTAAGCATCACCGGATGGTCTTCGATAATTTCTTCGAGAATGTCCCAGACTTCGGGCTTTTCGGCGTCCACAAATTTCTTTGCAGCCTTCAAAGTATAAACCGTTCCCGATTCTTCCAAGCGTTGAATAATAAACGGCTTGTAAAGTTCCAAAGCCATACGCTTCGGAAGACCGCACTGGTGCATTTTCAATTCTGGTCCGACGACAATCACCGAACGACCCGAATAGTCAACGCGCTTACCGAGAAGGTTCATACGGAAGCGGCCTTGCTTACCCTTCAAAAGTTCCGAGAGGGACTTGAGCGGGCGATTCGAACCGACGCGAGCCGTGCGACGACCGCTATCAAACAACTGGTCAACCGCTTCTTGCAACATACGCTTTTCGTTGCAAAGAATCACATCCGGAGCCTTGATGTCAATCAATTTCTTCAGACGATTATTGCGGTTAATGACGCGGCGATAAAGTTCGTTCAAGTCAGAAGTGGCGAAACGACCACCATCCAGCGGAACGAGCGGGCGCAAATCAGGTGGAATCACCGGCAGAACATCGAGGATCATCCATTCCGGCTGATTCGAAAGTTCCTTTGCCTGAGCCGGATACTTTTCGCGGAATTCGCAGAAAGCGTCGAGCAAATTGAATTCTTGGCCTTCAATTTTTGCTGCATAGCCGCCTTTGCGTTCACCATCAGCACCGACAACGCCATACTTAAAGTCTTCGACTTTTTCAGCGAGATCTTTAATTTTCGGCGAAGCGTTATTCTTTTTCTTTTCCGGATTTTCGTAGTAAGAAAGGAAATCTTCCATCTGCGATTTTTTGAAGGCTTCAACAATCTTCAAACGCTTGATGGCTTCGTCGCGTTTCGTCTTCGACTTTGAATTTGCATCGACACGGAGTTCTTCCGAGAGCTTGACAAAGTCAACATTGGCGAGGAGCTGCTTCAAAGCAGAAGCGCCCATCTTTGCCGAGAAATGACGACCTTCTTTTTCCAAGTCTTGATACTTGAATTCATCGATCAATTCATTCTGCTTCAAATCGGTATCGCCCGGATCCAGCACAATGTACTTTTCGTAGTAGATGATGTTATCCAAAGACTTGGTATCGAGATCCAAGATGGCTCCGAGCACACACGGCTGATTTTTTACAAACCAAACGTGAGCAAGCGGAATAGCGAGTTCAATATGACCCATGCGTTCACGACGCACTTTGGAATGGGTAACTTCCACACCGCAGCGGTCGCAGATAACGCCTTTGAAACGAATACGCTTATACTTGCCGCAGTTGCATTCCCAGTTCTTCACCGGTCCAAAAATGCGTTCGCAGAACAAGCCGTCACGTTCCGGCTTAAAGGAACGGTAGTTGATCGTTTCAGGCTTGGTGACTTCACCATAAGACCACTGACGGATCAAATCTGGAGAAGCGAGGTGAATCGAAACTTCACCGCTATTGTTTTCAGAATAATCAAAAGTTTCTTCTGACATATTACTTTTCTCCACTTGTCTTGATGTCGAGGCAGAGCGAACGAACTTCGCGAATCATCACGTTGAAGGATTCGGGGATTCCCGGTTCCGGCGTATTCTTGCCGTGAACGATAGCGTCATAAATCTTCGAACGACCCATCACGTCATCGGACTTCACCGTCAACAATTCCTGCAATGTGTAAGCAGCACCATAAGCTTCGAGAGCCCACACTTCCATTTCACCGAAGCGCTGACCACCGAATTGGCTCTTACCGCCGAGCGGCTGCTGCGTCACGAGTGCGTAAGAACCGATCGAACGAGCGTGAATCTTATCTTCAACAAGGTGACCGAGCTTGAGGTAGTACATATAACCGATTGTCACCGGGTTCAAGAACGGTTCACCGGTACGGCCATCGTAAAGTTTTGCCTTACCGATAATCTGTCCGTGTTCCGGATCCATCTTGTAAGAAACAATCGGCATCTTCTGGTAGGCTTTTTCCAATTCGCCAACGATATCGTCGAAGGATGCACCATCAAATACCGGCGTTGCAATCTTCATGCCGAGAACTTTTGCAGCCCAGCCCAAGTGCACTTCCAAAACCTGACCCACGTTCATACGAGAAGGAACGCCCAGCGGGTTCAAAAGGATTTGAATCGGACGACCATCTTCGGTAAACGGCATATCTTCAACCGGAACGATCTTCGATACGCAACCCTTGTTACCGTGACGACCAGCCATCTTGTCACCGACTTGGAGCTTTTTCTTCTTGGCAATGTAAACTTTCACCGTTTGGAGAACGCCCGGCTTGAGTTCATCACCTTTCGTCACCTTATCGATTTCCTTTTCCATCGTACGGGTCAAGCGATCAATCGATTCGTTTGCAACGGTAAGAAGACCAGCAGCCTTTTCTTGAGTTTCTGCATCGTCACGAGCAAAGGTCGAAGACGGAGCAATCGTCAAGAAGTCAAGACTGTTGAGCATCTTTTCGTTCAAAGTTGTTCCTTCCGGAATGCGAACTTCGTGGGTATCAATATCCACAATGCTGCCCGAAACTTTGCCCGAGAGCATTTCAATCATCGCATTGGTGCAAGTCGTCTTGATCTTATCAATATCGGCTTGGAACTGTTCCTTGATTTCGTTAATCTTTTCTTGATCTTCTGCGCGGCTCTTCTTGTCGTTATGATCTTTACGGCTAAAGACACGCGTTTCAAGAACGATACCCTTCATGCCCGGAGGCGCAACGAGAGAAGTATCGCGCACATCGCCCGCTTTTTCACCGAAGATAGCGCGGAGAAGTCTTTCTTCCGGAGAAAGTTCCGTTTCACCCTTCGGAGTCACCTTACCGACGAGAATATCGTCAGCGTGCACTTCGGCACCGACGCGGATAATGCCGCGTTCGTCAAGGTTCTTCAAAGCATCTTCGCCGACGTTCGGAATTTCACGAGTGAGTTCTTCCGGTCCACGCTTGGTTTCGCGAACTTCCACTTCGTATTCTTCTACGTGAATCGAAGTGAATGCGTCCTTAATCGCCAATTCTTCGGACACGATCACAGCATCTTCGTAGTTGTAACCATTCCACGGAATGAAAGCGATGAGAATATTTTTACCGATTGCGAGTTCGCCGTGATCCGTCGAAGCGCCGTCCGCCAAGACGTCACCCTTCTTCACAAAGTCGCCTACATTGACAACCGGTTTTTGGTTAATGCAAGAATCTTGGTTCGAACGTTCAAACTTGCGGAGGAGATAAGTATCCACCGGTTCGTGATCCAAGAATTCAAAGTTTTCGCCAAGTCCTTCCAACGGTTGGAATTCGCCGTTTTCGTCCAAAGTTCCGCGTTCGATAACGACAGTCATCGCATCGACGAACTTCACACGACCTTCATGCTTTGCACGCACAACGGTACCCGAATCCAATGCGGCACGACGTTCCAAACCAGTGCCCACCACCGGAGCTTCGGTGCGGAGCAGAGGCACAGCTTGACGCTGCATGTTCGAACCCATCAATGCACGGTTAGCATCGTCATGTTCCAAGAACGGAATAAGACCAGCTGCGACCGAGATAATTTGCTGCGGAGAAACGTCCATCAACTGGATGCGTCCTTCGAGAGCTTCGCTATCGACGGTTTTCAAATCAAATGTCGGTACAACGCCATTTTCAAATTTGCCCGATTCGTCCAGTTCGCCGCCGATTACGACGCGAGCTTTCAACGGATATTCATCCTTTTCACGAACCATCACAAAGTCTTCGGCGAAAGAAGTCAACTGATGACGTTCTTCCACATCCGTTTTTTCTGCATCCGAAGCTGCACTTGCAAGCATTCCTGCAAACAGCGGATCAAAACCCGCATTCTTCAAAACGGTATTGGCCGGAGCAATGTTAAAGGCATCTTCTTCGTCAGCCGTCAAATAGACCACGAAAGACGAAACGACATCATAAACCTTAGACGATTGCAAAACATAATCAGCTTTACCCTTAAAGGCTTCAAGCGGATTACCGTTGCGAACGAAATAGCTCGAACCATCATCGTTCTTAAATTCAAAGACTTTGTTCACAAAAGAATCAAAGAGAACGCGTTGGTTGTTGTCCAAATTCGAACGAACTTCAGCAATGTCCTTTGCGCCAAGTTCTAATTGCACAAAAAGACGCGGTTCGCGGACAAATCCTTTGTACAAACCAAAGTGCCACTTTTCTTCGGGGAAGTAAAGCGACTTGCCGTCTGCGCCCTTAAATTCTTGCAAACCGACAATGCGATACGGCGTTTCGATAAAGCCGAAATGGTTCACCACCGCATAAGTTGCAAGAGAGTTAATAAGACCGATGTTCGGACCTTCCGGTGTTTCAATCGGGCAAAGGCGTCCATAGTGAGTATAGTGAACGTCACGAACTTCGAAGCCTGCGCGTTCACGAGAAAGACCGCCCGGGCCCAAAGCAGAAAGACGACGCTTGTGAGTCAATTCCGACAGCGGGTTCATCTGATCCATGAACTGCGAAAGCTGGCTAGAACTGAAGAACGATTGCACAACCGTATTCACCGTGCGAGTATTCACCAAATCCCGCGGAGTCGGCGTTTCGTTATCGCCCGAGGTAAAGTTTTCACGGATGACGCGAGCCATACGAGAAAGACCGACAGAGAGTTGGTTCGCAACCAATTCCCCAACAGAACGGGTACGACGGTTTCCAAGGTGGTCAATATCATCCAAGACATAACCATCAGCGTCGCAATAAAGACCGACCATGTATTCGAAGATACCGAGGAAATCCGCTTCGGTCATCGTCATCGTGGTCAAAGACGGCTTTGAAAATCCTTTTTCAGCAAGAATTTTTTCAATCGCCGGAGTATAAACTTTTGCATTCAAACGATAACGGCCAACTTCGCCGAGATCGTATTTGCGCGGATCATCCAAGAAAGTGCTTTCGAATGCAATCTGAGCGGTCGCCATATTCGGCGCTTCTTCCTGCGATTGATGCATTACAAAGTAAATCAGCTTCAAAGCTTCTTCTTTGGTCTTGCACTTATCCGCCAAAAGCGTGTTGTGGACGAGCATATTTTCTTCATCTACAGCGATGAAAGAAATTTCAAAAATGCCGCTTTCTGTTAAACGAGCTGCGCATTTGTCGTCAAAAACACGGTTAGCATCCAAGATGACTTCGCCCGAAGATGTGTCAATCACATCGGCAGCCACAATACGGTTGTAGTAATCTTCCATATTGCCAGCAGAAAGAGTCACCTTTTCAATATTTTTATAGAAAAGCGAAATAATATCTGCAGTCGTTTCGAAACCGATGCAGCGGAGAAGAGCCGTCGCCGGAATCTTCTTTTTGCGGTCGATAATCAAATAGAGAATATCGCCGTCCGTATTAAATTCTACCCATGCACCACGATGAGGAATGATGCGGCTCTTAAAATTCGAGCGTCCGTTCGGGAGAAGTTCTTCGTCAAAGCTTACACCAGGAGAACGGTGCAACTGAGAAACGACAACGCGTTCTGCGCCGTTGATAATGAAAGTTCCATTCTCCGTCATGATCGGCAATTCGCAGATCAAAACATCGTTTTTGATTTCTTCCTTCAGTTTGCGATCTTCGCCATCTTCTTCAAAGACCTGAAGAGAAAGATTTGCATGCAGAGGAATGGAGTGAGTAAGCCCGCGTTCACGGCATTCACGAAGACTGTATTTGGGAATGCCAAAGAAGTAGCCTTCGTACTTGAGCGCGAAGAGCTTCTTCACGTCTGTGATGGGGAAAATGTCTTGGAAAACACGTTCCAAACCTACTTTGAGACGCTTCTCGGGAGGAACGCCATTTTGGAGGAAGTGGTCATAAGAAGCTTTCTGCACTTCGACCAGATATGGAAGTTCCAGCTGGAACTTATTGGAGGAATAATTCTTTCGCTCCGTCATTTTAAAACCTCATCCAGTGAAAAAACTAAAACACGGGAAAAACACCAAAAGCCCACACATGCGTGCAGGCATTTTGGCGTATTCGAATTAACGAATCGAAGGCATTACTTCAGAACGACCTTGGCACCAAGATCTTCGAGTTCCTTCTTCATCTTTTCAGCGTCAGCCTTCGGTGCGCCTTCCTTGACGACACTGTCAGCCTTTTCGACCATTTCCTTGGCTTCCTTCAAGCCGAGGCCGGTGATTGCACGAACAGCCTTAAGAACAGCCATCTTGTTGGCGCCGCATTCAGCGAGAACGACGTCAAATTCAGACTTTTCTTCAGCAGGAGCTGCACCAGCAGCTGCAGCGACGACAACGCCACCCGCAGCAGCTTCAATGCCGTGTGCTTCCTTGAGGTAGTCAGCCAACTGCTTGGCTTCGAGGAGGGTAAGACCCGCGATTTGATCACCAATAGCCTTGATATCTGTTGCCATGATGTTTTTCTCCAATTATTCCGTTTTGAAAAGTTATTTGTGAGTGGTTGTGTAGAGAACTTAGGCGGATGCTCCAGCCTGTTCCTTCTCCAGTTTTTCCGTGAGAGATTTGAGTTGACCCGCAATGGTCGAACCCGGTCCAAGAATGATTGTGACCAACTGAGCAAGCATGCCTGCGCGGTCTGGAATCTTGGAAAGTTCAACGACATCGGAACCCGGGCGAACTGCACCATCCAGGTACAAGCTCTTAGCAACGAGGAAATCCGGATTTTCCTTATGGAATTTTTCGATTTCACGTGCCGGGCTAATCGGATCATCGGCCGGACCGACCATGACGGAAGTTGCACCCTTGAGTGCATCGTCAAGACCAGTAACGCCCATCTTTTCAAGAACCTTCTTCAAGAGAGTGTTCTTGACAGCGACATACTTAACGCCCTTGGACTTGAGATTCTTACGGAGCTTGTTGTCCAGTTCAACAGGGATCTTCTCATAGTTGAGAAGGAAGATCGAAGTTGCACCTTCAAACTCTTTAACGATAGAATCAACTTTCTGTTGTTTTTTAACTACAGCTTTCATTGTTTATCTCCTATCGTGTAAGGCTCATGTCGAGTTTGAGACTCGGCGTCATAGTTGCCGTAATAAAGAGGCTCTTGATGTAAGTGCCCTTAGCGGTCTGCGGCTTGTTCTTAATCACAGAATCAATCACAGCTTTTACGTTTTCAACGAGCTGCGGAACTGTGAAAGACATTTTGCCGACCGGAGCATGCACATTAGCGCCCTTGTCAACACGGTACTGAATTTTACCAGCCTTAAGTTCCTTCACGGTTTGAGCGACGTTAATCGTCACCGTGCCGGACTTCGGGCTCGGCATAAGTCCACGAGGACCGAGCACACGAGCAACCTTACTAATCACCGGCATCATGTCGGGAGTCGCAACGACTGCATCAAATTCGAGCCAGCCTTCCTGGATCTTCTGGACCAAGTCTGCACCACCAACGTAATCAGCACCTGCGTCCTTTGCTGCTTGGAAATTGTTGTCCTTGCAGAACACGAGAACGCGGACCTGACGACCGGTACCGTTCGGGAGCACAACCGTGCCACGGACAGCTTGATCGGAGTTTTTGGGATCTACACCGAGATTGAAATGAAGCTCGACAGT
This genomic window contains:
- the rplA gene encoding 50S ribosomal protein L1, producing MFRGKKYKKVAEAFDRTQAYGLEQALEILKKSEVKFDQTVELHFNLGVDPKNSDQAVRGTVVLPNGTGRQVRVLVFCKDNNFQAAKDAGADYVGGADLVQKIQEGWLEFDAVVATPDMMPVISKVARVLGPRGLMPSPKSGTVTINVAQTVKELKAGKIQYRVDKGANVHAPVGKMSFTVPQLVENVKAVIDSVIKNKPQTAKGTYIKSLFITATMTPSLKLDMSLTR
- the rpoB gene encoding DNA-directed RNA polymerase subunit beta, whose amino-acid sequence is MTERKNYSSNKFQLELPYLVEVQKASYDHFLQNGVPPEKRLKVGLERVFQDIFPITDVKKLFALKYEGYFFGIPKYSLRECRERGLTHSIPLHANLSLQVFEEDGEDRKLKEEIKNDVLICELPIMTENGTFIINGAERVVVSQLHRSPGVSFDEELLPNGRSNFKSRIIPHRGAWVEFNTDGDILYLIIDRKKKIPATALLRCIGFETTADIISLFYKNIEKVTLSAGNMEDYYNRIVAADVIDTSSGEVILDANRVFDDKCAARLTESGIFEISFIAVDEENMLVHNTLLADKCKTKEEALKLIYFVMHQSQEEAPNMATAQIAFESTFLDDPRKYDLGEVGRYRLNAKVYTPAIEKILAEKGFSKPSLTTMTMTEADFLGIFEYMVGLYCDADGYVLDDIDHLGNRRTRSVGELVANQLSVGLSRMARVIRENFTSGDNETPTPRDLVNTRTVNTVVQSFFSSSQLSQFMDQMNPLSELTHKRRLSALGPGGLSRERAGFEVRDVHYTHYGRLCPIETPEGPNIGLINSLATYAVVNHFGFIETPYRIVGLQEFKGADGKSLYFPEEKWHFGLYKGFVREPRLFVQLELGAKDIAEVRSNLDNNQRVLFDSFVNKVFEFKNDDGSSYFVRNGNPLEAFKGKADYVLQSSKVYDVVSSFVVYLTADEEDAFNIAPANTVLKNAGFDPLFAGMLASAASDAEKTDVEERHQLTSFAEDFVMVREKDEYPLKARVVIGGELDESGKFENGVVPTFDLKTVDSEALEGRIQLMDVSPQQIISVAAGLIPFLEHDDANRALMGSNMQRQAVPLLRTEAPVVGTGLERRAALDSGTVVRAKHEGRVKFVDAMTVVIERGTLDENGEFQPLEGLGENFEFLDHEPVDTYLLRKFERSNQDSCINQKPVVNVGDFVKKGDVLADGASTDHGELAIGKNILIAFIPWNGYNYEDAVIVSEELAIKDAFTSIHVEEYEVEVRETKRGPEELTREIPNVGEDALKNLDERGIIRVGAEVHADDILVGKVTPKGETELSPEERLLRAIFGEKAGDVRDTSLVAPPGMKGIVLETRVFSRKDHNDKKSRAEDQEKINEIKEQFQADIDKIKTTCTNAMIEMLSGKVSGSIVDIDTHEVRIPEGTTLNEKMLNSLDFLTIAPSSTFARDDAETQEKAAGLLTVANESIDRLTRTMEKEIDKVTKGDELKPGVLQTVKVYIAKKKKLQVGDKMAGRHGNKGCVSKIVPVEDMPFTEDGRPIQILLNPLGVPSRMNVGQVLEVHLGWAAKVLGMKIATPVFDGASFDDIVGELEKAYQKMPIVSYKMDPEHGQIIGKAKLYDGRTGEPFLNPVTIGYMYYLKLGHLVEDKIHARSIGSYALVTQQPLGGKSQFGGQRFGEMEVWALEAYGAAYTLQELLTVKSDDVMGRSKIYDAIVHGKNTPEPGIPESFNVMIREVRSLCLDIKTSGEK
- the rplJ gene encoding 50S ribosomal protein L10, producing MKAVVKKQQKVDSIVKEFEGATSIFLLNYEKIPVELDNKLRKNLKSKGVKYVAVKNTLLKKVLEKMGVTGLDDALKGATSVMVGPADDPISPAREIEKFHKENPDFLVAKSLYLDGAVRPGSDVVELSKIPDRAGMLAQLVTIILGPGSTIAGQLKSLTEKLEKEQAGASA
- the rplL gene encoding 50S ribosomal protein L7/L12; translated protein: MATDIKAIGDQIAGLTLLEAKQLADYLKEAHGIEAAAGGVVVAAAAGAAPAEEKSEFDVVLAECGANKMAVLKAVRAITGLGLKEAKEMVEKADSVVKEGAPKADAEKMKKELEDLGAKVVLK